ACTGGCTTTCTGAGAAGGTCCCTCTGTAGTGTGTGGTCACTCCCGAGATCGTGGGTGGCCAAGATGCTCTGGAAGGACAATGGCCTTGGCAAGTCAGTCTGTGGACAGCCGAAGATGGCCACATATGCGGGGGCTCCCTCATCCACAAGGTGTGGGTGCTCACAGCTGCCCACTGCTTCCGCAGGTTAGTGAGGTAGGGTGGAAGGTGGCTGCTCTTCTCCTTACCCTGCCGCTCTTCAGCAGATGCCTCACAGGCTGGGCCTGTCTCTTCCTAGGTCTCTGAACCCTAGCTTCTTCCACGTGAAGGTTGGAGGACTGACACTTTCCCTTCTGGAACCCCACTCAACCTTAGTGGCTGTGAGGAGCATCTTCGTGCATCCCACCTACCTCTGGGAAGATGATGTGTCTAGCGGAGACATTGCCCTGGTGCAGCTGGAAACTCCTCTGCAGCCCTCCCAGTTCactcctgtctgcctcccagcAGCCAAGGCTCCTCTTAGCCCTGGGACTGTCTGCTGGGTAACAGGCTGGGGGAGCACCCAGGAAAGAGGTAAGGGACTCTATCTGTGCTCAGTCCCTACTCCTACCCAGGGGATCCTACCCTGTCTAGGGGATGTGCCGCCAAATTATGGGCTTCATCTTGGCCAAGGTGCCCACTCCTGGTGGATTTGGGGAACCCCACCCAGTGTCCAGGTTTCTGCCTGTTGTAGAGATGAGTAAGCTGAGGCTCAGGAGCCATGAGATTCTGGAAGCTCACAGGGGCAGACAggacctgaactctggtcccTGACTCTGATTTTCTGGTTTGAGGACATGGGAGGgactagagaacagagagaaggcaggaggcCCAGGCTGGCTGCTTGCTGGGTGGGGATCCAGTGGGTTTGTACTCAGGCCAGACCTTTCTCTGGTCCAGACCTGGCGCGTGTCCTCCAGGAGCTAGCTGTGCCTCTCTTGGACTCAGAGGAGTGTGAAAAGATGTACCACATTCCAGGGACCAGCCTGTCAGGGGAGTGAGTCATCCAGTCAGACATGCTCTGTGCAGGCTTTGTAGATGGCCAGAAGAACTCCTGCCAGGTGACAAAAGCCTCTGGGTTTCTCTGGCACCCCTGTCTTGTAGTCTGTATTCATGCCCCAGAGGCCCTAAGACTGGAGTACTCTCCCAGGCTCTCTGCCCTTGGCAgagaatgttttaattttttttttcttgactaggtcctcttccttctcccttagGGTGACTCTGGGGGACCACTCGTCTGTGCCACCAACGGTTCTTGGACCCAGGTCGGGATCACCAGCTGGGGTGTTGGCTGTGCTCGCCCATACAGGCCTGGTGTCTATACTCGGGTGCCAGTCTATGTAGACTGGATTCAGAAGACCCTGTCGGAGAACCACTCTGATGCCTGCGGGTGCCACTCCCAAGCCTCTGGGGCATACCAAATACTGCTGCCAGTGTTGCTGGCTTTTGCCTTGCCAGGGGCCCTGTGAACTGTGAGCTCTAGAGTTCTGGATCCTCTTCTGCTGGGCTTGGAGACTCAGAAGCTcagaagacactgagaaaatgaaTCTTGAATGGTGGTTTTACAGGTGACAGCCTGGGAGGTTTGGAGGCTGCAGTGATGTCACACAACAGCCCTGCAGCAGGAAAGTAGAGATGCTCAGAGAGGGTGTGTGAGCTTCCTAAGGTCACATAGCTAGCTGCTAGGGTAGAATCTCCATTAAACAGGTATGGTTCAGAACCTGTGCTCTAGCCTAGAAGGAAGTCTCACCATATGGCCCAAGCTGGCCTCGGCCTCCTAAGTGAATGCATTAGAGACATGCATCACCACAGTTGGCTTTTATTCTTCATTCATCATGCATCGTTgttctgggaggaaaaaaaatcctttgacatGGAACTAGAAAGGTGGCCTAGTAGTTAGGAGACTTCCAGAGCCCCAGAACTTGATTTTAGCTTACAACTGTAGGGGGtcctgcctctggcctctgaggtcatACACACGtggttcacaaacacacacacaattaaaaataaaatactttttataaagatttgtttattttatgtggacGGGTGTTTGTCTGTGCAGTGCTCACTCAGATCTC
The nucleotide sequence above comes from Arvicanthis niloticus isolate mArvNil1 chromosome 6, mArvNil1.pat.X, whole genome shotgun sequence. Encoded proteins:
- the LOC117711999 gene encoding LOW QUALITY PROTEIN: serine protease 30-like (The sequence of the model RefSeq protein was modified relative to this genomic sequence to represent the inferred CDS: inserted 2 bases in 1 codon; substituted 1 base at 1 genomic stop codon) translates to MESWARCIFLLLLQILRGGRGDILPSVCGHSRDXVGGQDALEGQWPWQVSLWTAEDGHICGGSLIHKVWVLTAAHCFRRSLNPSFFHVKVGGLTLSLLEPHSTLVAVRSIFVHPTYLWEDDVSSGDIALVQLETPLQPSQFTPVCLPAAKAPLSPGTVCWVTGWGSTQERDLARVLQELAVPLLDSEECEKMYHIPGTSLSGEXVIQSDMLCAGFVDGQKNSCQGDSGGPLVCATNGSWTQVGITSWGVGCARPYRPGVYTRVPVYVDWIQKTLSENHSDACGCHSQASGAYQILLPVLLAFALPGAL